The genomic DNA GCGGGGTTGCAGGCGCTGTCTATACTCGGATTTGTACGCAATTAGCTGATGACGCCCAACTGCATGAAGCAGGCAAGGCTTGGCGGTTGTAAGCAGTATGGAAGCCGCTCCCTTCGCCGCAGGTGCAAACCGGCGGGATAACAAGAAACATAAAGGGGAACCCGCAATGACGCGACATCCACACGTTTGGATGGGCCTACTGTTGTGGTCGGTATTCGGCCAGGCGCACGCCGCCTGGACAACGAATATGGCGCCAGGGGCTACTGAAGTCAGTCACGCCGTGTTTGACCTGCACATGACCATTTTCTGGATTTGTGTGGTGATCGGCATTGTCGTGTTTGGCGCGATGTTCTGGTCGATGATCCTGCACCGCCGGTCTACGGGCCAGGTGGCGGCAAAGTTCCACGAGAGCACGACCGTGGAAATCCTCTGGACCGTGGTGCCCTTGCTGATCCTTGTGGCCATGGCGATTCCGGCGACCAAAACCCTGATCAACATCTACGACAGCAGTGAATCGGATATCGATATCCAGGTCACCGGCTATCAGTGGAAGTGGCATTACAAATACCTGGGCCAGGACGTGGAGTTCTTCAGCAACCTGGCCACGCCCGCCGAGCAGATCCATAACCAGGCCGTCAAAGGCGAGCACTACCTGCTGGAAGTCGATCAGCCGCTGGTACTGCCGGTGGGCGCCAAGGTGCGCTTTCTGGTGACGGCTGCCGACGTGATCCACTCCTGGTGGGTGCCCGCGTTTGCGGTCAAGCGTGATGCCATCCCCGGTTTCGTCAACGAGGCCTGGACCCGCATCGAGAAGCCCGGCATCTACCGTGGCCAGTGCGCCGAGCTGTGCGGCAAGGACCATGGCTTCATGCCCATCGTGGTCGAGGTCAAGTCCAAGGCCGACTACGACACCTGGCTCGGCGAGCGCAAGGAAGAAGCCGCCAAGCTCAAGGAGCTGACCTCCAAAGAGTGGACGCTGGAAGAACTGGTGGCCCGCGGCGACAAGGTCTACCACACCACCTGCGTGGCCTGTCACCAGGCCGAAGGCCAGGGTCTGCCGCCGATGTTCCCGGCGCTTAAAGGCTCGCCGATCGCCACCGGGCCCAAGGAAGACCACCTGCACCGCGTTTACTTCGGCAAGCCAGGCACCGCCATGGCGGCGTTCGGCAAGCAGTTGTCGGAAGTCGACATCGCCGCCGTGGTGACCTACGAGCGCAACGCGTGGGGCAACAACAAAGGCGACATGGTCACGCCCAAAGACGTGCTGGCCCTGAAACAGGCGGAAAGCAAATGACAGCCCTCACTGCGTATGCCCTGAACCGCCCCGCCCACTCGCTTGCAGGAGAACGGCCATGAGCACTGTAATCGATGACCATGGTCACGCCGACCATGCCCACGGCCCCGCCAAAGGCCTGATGCGCTGGGTGCTGACCACCAACCACAAAGACATCGGCACGATGTACCTGTGGTTCGCCTTCACCATGTTCCTGCTCGGCGGCTCGTTTGCCATGGTGATCCGTGCCGAGTTGTTCCAGCCCGGCCTGCAGATCGTTGAGCCGGCGTTTTTCAACCAGATGACCACCATGCACGGCCTGATCATGGTGTTCGGCGCGGTGATGCCGGCGTTTGTCGGCCTGGCCAACTGGATGATCCCGCTGATGATCGGCGCGCCGGACATGGCGCTGCCGCGCATGAACAACTTCAGCTTCTGGCTGCTGCCGGCCGCGTTTCTGCTGCTGGTTTCCACCCTGTTTACGCCGGGCGGCGGGCCGAATTTCGGCTGGACCTTCTACGCCCCGCTCTCCACCACCTACGCGCCGGAAAGCGTGACGTTCTTCATCTTCGCCATCCACCTGATGGGCATCAGCTCCATCATGGGTGCGATCAACGTGGTCGCCACCATTCTCAACCTGCGCGCACCCGGCATGACGTTGATGAAAATGCCGCTGTTCGTCTGGACCTGGCTGATCACGGCCTTCCTGTTGATCGCGGTGATGCCAGTGCTGGCGGGCTGCGTGACGATGATGCTGATGGACATCCACTTCGGCACCAGCTTCTTCAGCGCCGCAGGCGGCGGTGACCCGGTGCTGTTCCAGCACGTGTTCTGGTTCTTCGGGCACCCCGAGGTGTACATCATGATCCTGCCGGCGTTCGGTGCCGTCAGCTCGATCATCCCGACCTTCTCGCGCAAGCCGTTGTTCGGCTACACCTCGATGGTCTACGCCACGGCGAGCATCGCGTTCCTGTCGTTCATCGTGTGGGCGCACCACATGTTTGTGGTCGGCATTCCGCTGGTGGGCGA from Pseudomonas tolaasii NCPPB 2192 includes the following:
- the coxB gene encoding cytochrome c oxidase subunit II, with product MTRHPHVWMGLLLWSVFGQAHAAWTTNMAPGATEVSHAVFDLHMTIFWICVVIGIVVFGAMFWSMILHRRSTGQVAAKFHESTTVEILWTVVPLLILVAMAIPATKTLINIYDSSESDIDIQVTGYQWKWHYKYLGQDVEFFSNLATPAEQIHNQAVKGEHYLLEVDQPLVLPVGAKVRFLVTAADVIHSWWVPAFAVKRDAIPGFVNEAWTRIEKPGIYRGQCAELCGKDHGFMPIVVEVKSKADYDTWLGERKEEAAKLKELTSKEWTLEELVARGDKVYHTTCVACHQAEGQGLPPMFPALKGSPIATGPKEDHLHRVYFGKPGTAMAAFGKQLSEVDIAAVVTYERNAWGNNKGDMVTPKDVLALKQAESK
- the ctaD gene encoding cytochrome c oxidase subunit I; this encodes MSTVIDDHGHADHAHGPAKGLMRWVLTTNHKDIGTMYLWFAFTMFLLGGSFAMVIRAELFQPGLQIVEPAFFNQMTTMHGLIMVFGAVMPAFVGLANWMIPLMIGAPDMALPRMNNFSFWLLPAAFLLLVSTLFTPGGGPNFGWTFYAPLSTTYAPESVTFFIFAIHLMGISSIMGAINVVATILNLRAPGMTLMKMPLFVWTWLITAFLLIAVMPVLAGCVTMMLMDIHFGTSFFSAAGGGDPVLFQHVFWFFGHPEVYIMILPAFGAVSSIIPTFSRKPLFGYTSMVYATASIAFLSFIVWAHHMFVVGIPLVGELFFMYATLLIAVPTGVKVFNWVSTMWQGSLTFETPMLFAVAFVILFTIGGFSGLMLAIAPADFQYHDTYFVVAHFHYVLVPGAIFGIFASAYYWLPKWTGHMYDETLGKLHFWLSFVGMNMAFFPMHFVGLAGMPRRVPDYNLQFADFNMVSSIGAFMFGATQIFFLFIVIKCIRGGPPAPAKPWDGAEGLEWSIPSPAPYHTFTTPPEVK